In Cydia fagiglandana chromosome 9, ilCydFagi1.1, whole genome shotgun sequence, a single window of DNA contains:
- the LOC134667716 gene encoding uncharacterized protein LOC134667716, producing MATTGCMRTKPTAALEALLGLPPLHLFIQQEALAAAVRLKKSNLWRPPRVPHTEILYEAIGKEPLIEAVTDRIPKQFVFDKKYKIQLHEEPHEGLNPRELRIFTDGSKTRSGAGVFSEDLNINISTPLGAHNTVFQAECMGIIMAAHAIVSREVMDYPIRILSDSRSVLQTLQSYTFTSGLIYECHKALSEVCTTNGVTLQWIKGHSNSRGNDAADILARGGSELKVAGPEPILPLPYAWLRNTLRHNTKTKQSICTRVQEHIIIADDKHRQLKSAVWEHDMDKTLVLAKEEPYIPRMLPEAIETENI from the exons ATGGCGACAACGGGCTGCATGAGGACAAAACCAACCGCGGCCCTGGAAGCCTTACTGGGCCTCCCGCCGCTGCACCTCTTTATACAACAAGAAGCGCTGGCTGCGGCGGTACGTCTCAAAAAATCTAATCTCTGGAGACCGCCTAGGGTGCCACACACCGAAATCCTCTACGAGGCCATAGGTAAGGAACCGCTTATAGAAGCGGTGACTGACAGGATACCCAAGCAGTTCGTCTTCGAcaagaaatacaaaatacaattacacGAAGAACCCCATGAAGGACTCAACCCaagggagctgagaatcttcacggACGGATCAAAAACAAGGTCAGGCGCTGGGGTTTTCTCAGAGGACCTAAACATAAACATCTCGACACCACTTGGTGCCCATAACACAGTCTTCCAGGCGGAATGTATGGGCATTATAATGGCAGCACACGCAATCGTCTCAAGGGAAGTAATGGACTAccccatccgcatactctctgATAGTCGATCAGTACTACAAACTCTACAAAGTTATACTTTCACTTCAGGGCTAATTTACGAATGTCACAAAGCTCTGTCAGAGGTATGTACCACCAATGGCGTAACTCTGCagtggatcaaaggacacagcaACTCACGAGGTAACGATGCAGCCGACATCTTGGCGAGAGGTGGCTCGGAACTGAAGGTGGCAGGACCTGAGCCAATCCTACCTCTGCCATATGCCTGGCTCCGGAACACGCTGCGACACAACACCAAG ACGAAGCAAAGCATTTGTACTCGGGTAcaagaacatattattatagctgATGACAAGCACCGCCAACTAAAGTCTGCGGTCTGGGAGCATGACATGGATAAGACTCTGGTTCTCGCCAAGGAGGAGCCATATATTCCCAGAATGTTGCCAGAGGCCATTGAGACTGAAAATATCTAA